The segment CCAAGCCCAAAAGGAGAAGGAGCCAGAGCCGCTTCACCTTGCCACCCCCTGGCCCTTGACCCGCACCACCACCCGGTCCTGAACCCGCATGCCCATGAAGCTGGGGGCCTTGAGCCCATAGTCGCTGAGGAGGAGCTCAAACTCGGCCTCAAAGCGCAGGGTTTGCCCCCCTTGTTCCAAAGTGTAGCGGACGGGAACCGCTACCTTGCGCTCCACGCCGTGAAGGCTCAGGGTACCCTGGACCAGGCTCTGACCAGGATCAAAGCCCTGAATGTTCAGGCAGGCCCGGGGGTACCGGTCCACCTGGAACATCTCCCGGGTATGCCGATCCCTCAAGGGTTCTTTGGAATCCCAGGCGGAAAGATCCAGGCAGACCCGTCCCTGTAGGAATCCTTTGGTAGGCTCAAAAACCACCTGCCCCTCGAGGGTAGGGTTGACCCCACGGAAAGCCCCCAGGGGAGCCCGGGCCTCGTAGAGGGTCTCCCCGCTCACCTGGTAGGTGGCGGCCGCGGCCCATCCCAGGAGGAAAAGAAGCGCTATTCCCCGCAACATTGCCTTACCTCCCACCTCGAGGTTAGAAGGAAAGCGTAAACGGGTCGTAAGCAAGGGGCGGGGCCTTGAGCCCCGCCCCCAGGTCCTTATGCCTAGCGGCCCTTAAGCTCCACCTTCTCTGCGGCGATGGTGGTTCCGGAAAGAGTCCCTTTTACCTCCACGCGGTCTCCGTTCTGCAAGAGGGTGAAGAAGTCCGCCCGGCTATAGGTTTGGTTGCGCCACTCAAAGCGGGTAGCCTCTGTGGTGGTCACGGTGTATCCCAGTAGCTGGAAGGTGTAACTGGTGGCATCCAGGTGGGAAACTGGGCCCTCCCACTCCTCCATCCCCTCGCCGTCCTGGTTGGTTTTCACCTCCACCTTGACGGCATAGTAGCGCATGTCGGCATTGGTCCGGGTGGGGTCGTACTGCACCTCCACGTAGTCCCCCACCTGGATGTCGGCGAAGGCGATGGGGCCGTCGGGGTCATCGCGTTTGAGGACGGTGGTGGCGTCCACGTAGAAGCCAAGGCTCCCCAGGGAGAAGGTATTGCCCTGGTGATCTATGGCGCTTACCGTTCCCTTGGCCTCCGCCCTGGCCGGGTAGCTCTTGGGGTACTTTACCTTCACCAGCTGGGCGTGGAAGAGGGTAGGGTCGTTGGCATCCACCTGGCCCTTGGCCTCCACGTAGGCCCCGTCAACCAAGGTGCCCACTACGTTGGCGGCGCTATAGTCCACGGTGTAGCCAAGGAGCTGGAAGGTTTTTTGGGTGGGATCCAGCCCGAGGATGGGTCCTTCCAGCTCCACCCGCCTCGAGGCTCCGAACTGGTTGTTCCCCGAGGTCTTGAACACCACCTTTGTAGCCTGAATGAGGGTACCGGAAAGGGTTCCCTTCACCTCCACCCACACCCCCTCCCTGGGGGTTCCCACCACATGGGCTTGGCCGTAGTCCACCGTGTAGCCGTTCAGGGTGAAGTGCTTGGCCGGCTCATCCAGGTTGGTGGCCCGGCCTTCCAGCTCCACCTCGTTGTTTCCCCTGGGGTGGCGTTCAATATAAGTGGCGAGGATGCCGCTTTCTGTAGCGGTTCCCTGGACCTCCACCACATCTCCTATTGCGAGATCGGAAAGGAGCAGGGTGCGGTAGGAACCCCCCACCTTTTCATAAATCCGGGTGTTGGCATCGGTGAGGACCTGTTGGCCAAGGACCGTGAGGGTTCCGGCGTTCACGTCCAGGGCAGCGATGGGGCCTTTGAGTTCTACCTGCACCTCGAGGCTCTGGAGGCGGAGGGTGTTTCCCTGGTCAGTGCCCTGAGCCACCACCACCATACCCGGCAGGACCGAGCCGCCATAGGGTTCCCCCTCCTTGGTCAGGGATGTTCCTTGCAGGTCCAAGGGCTTGCCCAGAAGGGTGGGCTTGGTTTCCGTGCCCCCCACCACCCCCGCCACCTGGACTGCCTGGGGAATGGACCCCGAGGGGTTCATCTGGCAGGACGCCAGGATGGCTAGGCCCAGCGCCAGCCAGACCAGCCGCGAAAAGCGCACCTCCTTAGCCATGGTTCACCTCCGGTAGCCACCCTAACCCATCCCCGTAAACGGAGCGTAAACGCCCGGTACCCCACCCACCTGGGCCTAGACCTTCAGAAGGCCAAAAAGAGGCCAGTGCTCCTTGATTAGCTCCGGGTGCCACTGGACCCCCAGGAAAAGGGGATGCCCATCCAGGGCTACCGCCTCCACCAGGCCGTCCGGGGCCAGGGCGATGGGCTTTAAGCCCTCTCCCAGGTCCTTGATCCCCTGGTGGTGGTAGGAGTTCACCCGGAAGCTAGGGGGGAAGAGGCGGGCGAGGGGGCTTTCGGCCACCAGCTTCATCCCGTGGGCCAGGGCAGGAGGGGGACTTTTTTCGGTGTGCTGGATCTCCCGGAAGCCCTGGGCCTCGAGGTCCTGGTAAAGGGTTCCCCCCATGGCCACGTTCATCACCTGGATTCCCCGGCATATCCCCAGGGTGGGAAGCCCCTTCTCCGCCGCGTAGCGGGCCAGGAAGAGCTCGTGTTCGTCCCGCTCGGGGCTGACCTCGCCCAGCCTTGGATGGGGTTCCTCCCTGTAGCGATCCGGGTCCACGTCGCCCCCTCCGGGAAGAAGGAGCCCATCCAGGTGGGGAAGGATTCTTTCCAAGGCTTCCGGGCCCTGGGGTGGAAGGAGCACATAGGCCAGGCCCTGGGAGGAGAGGGCTTCCAGATAGAACTCTAAAAGGCCCCAGAATCTTTTCGCCAGGAGGCCCTCGGCCATGCGGTACTGGGTGGCGACACCGATGAAGCGCATGGCTTCATGCTATGCCAGGTGGAGGGTTGCCTGCCGGGGTGGAGGCAGTATGATGGAAGCGCTTCTATGCGGGTAGGCAAAGGAGGCAATATGGGAAGAATCCTGGCGGTGTGGGTATGGCTTAGCCTGGCCCTGGCGGTCCCGGTGACCTTCCGCTACACACCTCCTTCGGGCCTCGAGGTGCGCTCGGTAAGCCTCCGGGGCTCCTTCAACAGCTGGGGGGAAACCCCCATGCAGAAGGAGGACGGGTCCTGGGCGGTAACCGTGGACCTGGATCCAGGGGAGCACCAGTACAAGTTCTTCATCAACGGCCAGTGGCCCAGGGACATGTGCAACGATCCCACCTTCGGCACGCCCATGGTGGACCCGAAGGCGGCAGGGTGTGTGGACGATGGCTTTGGGGGTCAGAATGCCGTGATCGTGGTCCAGGCCCCGGTAGCCCCCACCCCTCCTGCGGGGCCTGTGGCCCTGGACTTCACCCATGATCCGTTGGACGCCCAGTATGTGTCCCATGCCGACGGCAAGCTTTCCGTGCGCTTCCGGGCAGGGGAGGGGGCAGTGGCGGCCGCCTGGGTGGAGGTGCAGGGAAAGAGGCTCCCCATGCACCTGCAGCTGAGTTTTCCGGGAAGCGAGGTTTGGCGTGGGACCTTACCTGGAGGCGTGGGAGCCTACCGCATCCTGGTGCGGACCCAGGATGGCAAGGAGGAGGTGTTCGGCCCCTTTAACCCTCCCGAAAGGCCCTTCGCCGAGGTGGCCTGGGTGGGCGAGGGGGTGGGTTATCAGATCTTCCCCGAGCGCTTCTACAACGGGGATTCCAGCAACGATGCCCTGGCCCTGGAAACCGACGAGTACCGCTTTAACCAGGTGTGGCAGCGCTCCTCTGGGCCCAAGCCCCATCTTTCCCGCTGGGGCGATCCCCCCTCGCCCCTGCACTGCTGCCACCAGTACTTCGGGGGGGATCTTGCCGGGGTGCTGGCCAAGCTTCCTTACCTGAAGGCCCTGGGGGTTAGCGTCCTCTACCTGAATCCCATCTTTGATTCCGGGTCGGCCCACGGCTACGACACCCACGACTACCTCAAGGTTTCCCCCAAGTTCGGCGACAAATCCCTCTTGCGCAAGCTGCTGGACGAGGCCCACCGCCTCGACATGCGGGTGATCTTTGACTTCGTCCCCAACCACACTGGCCTGGGCTTTTGGGCTTTTCAGGATGTGGTAAAGAGGGGTCCCCGTTCCCCTTACTGGAACTGGTACTTCATCAAGCGGTGGCCCTTTGTGCCGGGTGACGGATCGGCCTACGAGGGATGGTGGGGGTTAGGGAGCCTGCCCAAGCTGAACACCGCAAACCCCGGGGTGAAGCGCTACCTGATCGAGGTGGCCAAATACTGGGTACGCTTCGGCTTTGACGGGGTGCGGGTGGATGTGCCCGGGGATGTGCTAAATCCTCACGCTTTCTTTAAGGAAATGCGGGCTGAACTGAAGGCCATCAAGCCCGACGCCTACCTGGTGGCGGAGATCTGGCAGAGGGATCCTAGCTGGCTTCGGGGGGATGAGTTTGACTCCCTGATGAACTACGCCATCGGCCGGGATATCCTCCTCCGCTTTGCTAAGGGGGGAAGCCTAGCCCTGTACAACGCCCGCCGAGCCTTGGCGGACCTAGCCCGGGTTTACGCCCTTTACCCGGAGGCGGTGGCCGGGATGGGCTTCAACTTGATCACCTCCCACGATACGGCCCGCCTCCTTACCGAGCTTGGGGGCGGGGGCCTGAAGGACCTTCCCAGCCCGGAAGCCAGGGCCCGGCAGCGGCTTGCGGCGGCCATGCTCTACGCCCTTCCCGGCCTCCCCGTAACCTTCCAGGGGGATGAGTGCGGTTTCACCGGGGAAAGGCCGGCCGACCCCCCTCACGAGCTCAACCGGTATCCCTTCCAGTGGGAGAAATGCCATGGGGAAACCCTGGGCTTTTACCAGGAGCTGGCGGGGCTGCGCCGGGAGCTTGCGGCCCTCAGGAGCGCCGTGTTCCGGACCTACTTCGGAGAGGGCCATCTTCTGGCCTTCTTCCGGGGTGAGCCTGGAGAAGGGGAGGTGCTTGCCGCCTTCAATAACGGGGTGGAGGCCGCCACCTTGCCCTTGCCTCCTGGGGGCTGGCGGGATCCCCTCGAGGGGCGCACCTACCGGAAGGAAGTGAGCCTGCCCCCCCTGGGCTTCCGGTACCTGGTCCACCTGGGGCGGTAGGGGGTTTGGCGGTAGCCCGTTGGCCAGGGCGGCTGAACGTAGGTCTTGCCACGGGGTATGGGCTCTTCGCTTTCCTTCACCTTGCTTTCAGCCTCGCCTCCGTATAATGTCCTCGAGGCGATGGGGCCCGCCTGAAACCGCCCAGCCGGGCTGATGGCTCCTACCCAGAAGGGGTAGGGGCCTTTTCTCCTACCCCGGAAAGGAGGAAACCCCATGGACTGGAGTGCGGCGGCAATCTGGATGGGCTTGGCGGTGGTGGCGGCCCTGCTTTCCATCTGGTTCCGGGTCTCCGTGGCCCTAACGGAGATCCTGGTGGGGGTAGCCGCAGGAGCCCTTATAGGCAAGGAGGCCCTTCACACCATGGCATCCTGGGTAACCTTTCTGGCAGGGGTGGGAAGCGTTGTCCTCACCTTTCTGGCTGGGGCTGAGCTGGATCCGGAAACCCTGAAGCGAAGCTGGAAGGAGGCCTTTGCCATAGGGCTCGCGGGCTTCTTTGCCCCGTTTCTTGGGTCAGCCTTCGTGGCCCATGCCCTCCTGGGCTGGGATCCCCGGGCCAGCTGGCTTGCTGGTGTGGCCCTGTCCACCACCAGCGTGGCCGTGGTCTATGCGGTGATGCTGGAGCTGGGGCTGAACCAGACTCCCTTTGGCAAGGTGATTTTAGCCGCTTGTTTCGTCAACGACCTGGGGACGGTTCTGGCCTTGGGCCTCCTATTCGCCCCCTTTGGGACGGCCACCTGGGTGTTTGCCCTAGGCCTTGGGGTAGGGTTGTACCTGCTCATCCGGGCTACCCCATGGCTGTTCGCTCGCTACGGCGGCAGCACCCATGAACTGGAGGCCAAGTTTCTCCTCTTCGCCCTCTTCGCCCTGGGGGCCTTAGCTGCCTGGAGCGGCTCGGAGGCGGTGCTTCCCGCCTACCTGGTGGGTATGGTTTTGGCCGGGAGTGTGGGCAAGGACCACGCGTTGATCCGCCGCCTGCGTACCCTTACCTTGGGGCTTCTCACGCCCTTCTATTTCATCAGGGCGGGTAGCCTGGTGAGCCTTCCCGCCCTCCTGCTCGGCCTGGGGGGTTTTTTCGTTTTGTTGCTGACCAAGATGGTAAGCAAGGTTCTTGGGGTCTATCCCATCACCCTGGTCTTTCGCTACCGGAGAAGGGATGCCGCCTACACCACCCTCCTCATGTCCACAGGGCTCACCTTCGGCACCATCAGCAGCCTTTACGGGTTAACCCATGGAATCATCAGTGAAGACCAGTATTCCCTGCTGGTGGCTGCGGTCATCGCCAGCGCCGTGGTGCCCACCTGGATCGCCAACCGCTTCTTCCTGCCCCACCATCACATTCAGGCAGCGCGGATTGGCCTCGAGGAGGTGCGGAATGAAGGATAGGTTGGGGCTGAGGGAAGAGGAGGTGAGAAAGCATGTTTCGTAGGATTTTGGTAGGATACGATGGATCGGAGCCTGCTAAAAAGGCCTTAATCGCTGCCCTGGAGCTGGCCCAGGCCTTCCGGGGGGAGGTATTGGCGTTGGCGGTGGTCCGGCCACCGGAGTTCGCAGAGCTGGGGATCGAGCTGGAAGGGGTACTGGAGGAGGCCAAAGGGCCCTTGGCCGAGGCCTTTCGCTTTGCCCAGCGCGAGGCCGCACGGCGGGGGGTGGTCCTGAGAACCCGAAGCCAGGTGGGGCATCCGGCGGAGACCCTGGTGCGGGTGGCGGAAGAGGAAGGCTTCGACCTCATCGTACTGGGGCGGCGGGGCCTAACCCCGGTCCAGCGCTGGATGCTGGGCTCGGTCTCGGAGAGGGTGTTGCGCTACGCCCCCTCTGCCGTGATGGTGGTGCACTGATGGAACTGCCTCCCTGCCCCTACCGTCAGGAGGGCCGCTGTAGCGCCGAAGAGGACCGACCCATCACCCCGGAGGACTGCCAGCGTTGCCCGATTCCCGAGGCCTTGGCCCATCCACAGGCGTGCCTGTACCTGGTTCCCTTCCGCATGGAAGGAACGGCTCTATTCGCCTGCCGTTTCACCTTCACCTGGGCCAGGGAACCTGCGGTGGCGGACTGGAGGTGCCTTTGCCCCTGCCCCTACTGGTTCCCCCGGGCCCCGGAGGAGGCATGGATCCGCGACCTCCGCTCCCTCCAAGACCGCTACCGCCGGGTGCTTAAGGGCGAGGAGCCCCGGTATCCTCCCTTGGTGCCCCCGAAAACCGACTCCCGAAGAAGGAGGTGGCCGTGGTCCAAAGGCTAGTCTTGGTGGGGCCCGAAGACCTCCACCGTACCCCACTTTTCCTGTCCCCACACCCCCAGCCACTTCCCCAGGTGCTGGAAGTTCTGCGTAGGTCCGTGGATGAACCCATGGACGGGGATCCCAGGGCCAGCTTTGTCCTTTACGAGGAGGGGCGTGCGCAACTTTACCGTGTACAGTACGACCTTCAGGGGCTTCTCGGGGCCCTGGAAGGTTTGCCGTTAGGCAAAGAGCAAAGGGCGGAGCTTCGCCGACTATATGAACGGGCTGGGTGAAAGCATGCGGGGGCATGAGGAAGCCGTGCTCTTGAGGATCTTTGTGAGTGAATCGGATCGCTACGAGGGTCGGCCCCTTTACCAGGCTATAATCCTAGAAGCCAGGAATCGGGGTCTGGCGGGAGCCACAGCCTTTAAGGGGTTTCTGGGATACGGGGTCCACTCCCGCATCCACAGCGCTAGATTTATTCGTTCCGAGGACTTGCCGGTTATGGTGGAGGTAGTGGATACGCAGGAGAAGATCCTCTTCTTCCTGAACGTCCTGAAGGGGATGCTGGCGGAGGGCTTGGCCACCCTGGAGCGGGTGGAGGTGATCAGATCTTCGCCGGAGGCGAGATGAACCCCGCCTGGCGTTTCGTGGTGGCCATCGGCTTGGTGAGCCTTTTTGCTGATCTTACCTACGAGGGAGGGCGCAGTATTGCTGGAGCCTTCCTGGAAACCCTCGGCTCCTCTGCAGCCCTGGTAGGCTTTGTTGCCGGGTTTGGGGAATTTCTAGGCTACTTGGTGCGCTTGGTTTCCGGAGGGCTTGCAGACCGGTTTCGGTTTCACTGGCCCCTTCTCTACCTGGGCTACGGGGTGAACCTGCTCTCGGTGCCGGCTCTGGCCTTGGCCCAAGGTCCTGTGGGGGCGGGCCTGCTTCTTTTTCTGGAACGCCTCGGGAAAGGTCTGCGCACTCCTGCCCGCGATGCCCTTCTGGCTAGGGCCGGGAAGGAGGTGGGTCACGGTAGGGTCTTTGGCCTGCACGAGACGGTGGACCAGATAGGTGCCTTTCTGGGCCCCTTGCTGGTGGCCTTGGGGGTAGCCCTGGGAGGCTACCGTCTCGGTTTTGCCTTCCTTCTTCTTCCCGCCCTCCTGGCCTTAGGCTTCCTCCTTCGGGCGCGCGGCCTCGAGCTCCAGGAGGAGAGGGTCCTTCAGGTCCAGCCCCTGCCCTCGGGCTTTTCCCTTTACCCGCTTTACAGCGCTCTCTTCGCCTTGGGATTCGTGCACTTTCAGCTTCTGGCCTTTCATCTGGAAAAGCTGGGGGCCGGGCCGGTACATATCCCCCTTTTCTACGCTTTAGCCATGGGTGCGGATGCCCTTTTTGCCCTCCTGGGTGGCCTGGCTTTTGACCGCTTGGGCCTAAGAAGCTTGTTCTTTGCTCCCCTTTTCGCCCTCGCAGCCCCCCTCCTCCTGGGGAATAACCCGGCCCTTTGGTGGACGGGCAGCTTCCTTTGGGGAGGGGCTCTGGGGCTGCAGGAAAGCGTCCTGCGGGCCGGGGTGGGCCACCTAGGGGGTTCGGCCTTTGCCTACGGGGTTTTCGACACGGCCTTCGGCTTTGCCTGGTTCTTGGGAAGCGTGGCCATGGGTTTCCTTTACGAGACCTCGCCGGTTCGTGCGATGGCCTTCGTAGGCGGCAGCGAGGTCTTTGCCCTCCTTGCCCTCCTTGCCCTTCTGGCTCGCATACGGAGGTAGAGACCATGGGGTTTTTCAGCCGGAATCGTCCGAAACCCAAGGATGCGGAAAGCGACCGCATGGTGGAGGAACTCAGGGCCAGCCTGGCCAAAGCGCAGGAGGAAATCGCCTTTCTGCGCTCGCAAAACGATCGTCTAAGCCAGGAAGCGGCGCCCGCCTTGAAGGAAAACGCGGTGTTGCGTTACGAACTCTTCAAGTGCCAAACGGACCGTCAGGTGTTGGAGTTCCACCTCTTTGGCCTGCGCGCCGAGCTGGGAGGGGCTCTGGCCCTTTTAGCCCGCTTGGCTCCGGGCGAACCCCCGAAGGAGCAGGCTGTGCTCCAGGCCTTTTTGGATCTGATGGAGGTGGGGCGGCGCCTGGGGGTGGAGGTCAGGGAACTCTACGAAGCGGAAACGCTGGCCAAGCGCTCCCTGGATGGGCCGCAGGGGTTTGATCCGGAGCGCTTTCTCCGTCTGCGCCTTGTCGGCATCCTGGCAGCTGTGGAGCGGATCCTAGGGGAGGAAATCCGGAGGGCGGAGCGGCCCGGGGAAGCCCTTGCCGGGTTCCCCGAGCATCTTCAGGAACTCCGTCAGCTCCTGGCCAAGGCCCTCTCCTCTTGGGCGGGGGCCAATTAGGCCTTGCCTAGCCGAAGATCCGGCGCAGAAGGTCGAGGCCGTAGGCGGTGGGCTCGGGAGGTGCCTCCTTGAGGCGGTAGGTGCGCCGGCCGTCGGGGAGGCGCTCGGCTCTTAGAAAAAGGGCCTTGGCGTTGCCTAAGAAAGCTGCCGCCAGGGTGTAGAAATGGGTGACGAACACCACCCGTATCCCCCGTTCCACCAGGGCTTGGATCACCTGTGCCCCCAGTTCCGATCCCTCGGGCTCGCTGGTGGCCGCGAAGCTCTCGTTGAAGAGAAAGAGCGGCCGGGCGGTCAGGTGGTCCACCAGGTCGCTAAGCCGCCTGAGCTCCTCCTCAAACCTCCCCGCCTCGAGGGATGGGTCCTCTTCCCGTTTGAAGTGCGTGAATAGGCCGTCCACCAGCCCGCTTTCAAAGAACTCGGCTCCCACGAAAAGCCCGGCCTGCATCATGATTTGGGCTAGGCCTAGGCTACGCAAAAAGGTGGTCTTGCCCCCGCGGTTTGCCCCAGTGATCAGAATCGGGTTCTTGCCGTGGGCTTCCAGATGGTTGCCCACCGCATACCCTTGCCGAAGGGCAAGGCCCACATCGTAGAGGTTGCGGAAGGCTAGGCGAACCCCTTCGGCAGGAACGGGAAAGGCTAAAGGCAGGCCTAGTGCCCGAAGCCTGTT is part of the Thermus caldilimi genome and harbors:
- a CDS encoding universal stress protein; its protein translation is MFRRILVGYDGSEPAKKALIAALELAQAFRGEVLALAVVRPPEFAELGIELEGVLEEAKGPLAEAFRFAQREAARRGVVLRTRSQVGHPAETLVRVAEEEGFDLIVLGRRGLTPVQRWMLGSVSERVLRYAPSAVMVVH
- a CDS encoding DUF5666 domain-containing protein, with the protein product MAKEVRFSRLVWLALGLAILASCQMNPSGSIPQAVQVAGVVGGTETKPTLLGKPLDLQGTSLTKEGEPYGGSVLPGMVVVAQGTDQGNTLRLQSLEVQVELKGPIAALDVNAGTLTVLGQQVLTDANTRIYEKVGGSYRTLLLSDLAIGDVVEVQGTATESGILATYIERHPRGNNEVELEGRATNLDEPAKHFTLNGYTVDYGQAHVVGTPREGVWVEVKGTLSGTLIQATKVVFKTSGNNQFGASRRVELEGPILGLDPTQKTFQLLGYTVDYSAANVVGTLVDGAYVEAKGQVDANDPTLFHAQLVKVKYPKSYPARAEAKGTVSAIDHQGNTFSLGSLGFYVDATTVLKRDDPDGPIAFADIQVGDYVEVQYDPTRTNADMRYYAVKVEVKTNQDGEGMEEWEGPVSHLDATSYTFQLLGYTVTTTEATRFEWRNQTYSRADFFTLLQNGDRVEVKGTLSGTTIAAEKVELKGR
- a CDS encoding cation:proton antiporter yields the protein MDWSAAAIWMGLAVVAALLSIWFRVSVALTEILVGVAAGALIGKEALHTMASWVTFLAGVGSVVLTFLAGAELDPETLKRSWKEAFAIGLAGFFAPFLGSAFVAHALLGWDPRASWLAGVALSTTSVAVVYAVMLELGLNQTPFGKVILAACFVNDLGTVLALGLLFAPFGTATWVFALGLGVGLYLLIRATPWLFARYGGSTHELEAKFLLFALFALGALAAWSGSEAVLPAYLVGMVLAGSVGKDHALIRRLRTLTLGLLTPFYFIRAGSLVSLPALLLGLGGFFVLLLTKMVSKVLGVYPITLVFRYRRRDAAYTTLLMSTGLTFGTISSLYGLTHGIISEDQYSLLVAAVIASAVVPTWIANRFFLPHHHIQAARIGLEEVRNEG
- a CDS encoding gamma-glutamyl-gamma-aminobutyrate hydrolase family protein; this encodes MRFIGVATQYRMAEGLLAKRFWGLLEFYLEALSSQGLAYVLLPPQGPEALERILPHLDGLLLPGGGDVDPDRYREEPHPRLGEVSPERDEHELFLARYAAEKGLPTLGICRGIQVMNVAMGGTLYQDLEAQGFREIQHTEKSPPPALAHGMKLVAESPLARLFPPSFRVNSYHHQGIKDLGEGLKPIALAPDGLVEAVALDGHPLFLGVQWHPELIKEHWPLFGLLKV
- a CDS encoding DUF190 domain-containing protein translates to MRGHEEAVLLRIFVSESDRYEGRPLYQAIILEARNRGLAGATAFKGFLGYGVHSRIHSARFIRSEDLPVMVEVVDTQEKILFFLNVLKGMLAEGLATLERVEVIRSSPEAR
- a CDS encoding alpha-amylase family glycosyl hydrolase; translation: MGRILAVWVWLSLALAVPVTFRYTPPSGLEVRSVSLRGSFNSWGETPMQKEDGSWAVTVDLDPGEHQYKFFINGQWPRDMCNDPTFGTPMVDPKAAGCVDDGFGGQNAVIVVQAPVAPTPPAGPVALDFTHDPLDAQYVSHADGKLSVRFRAGEGAVAAAWVEVQGKRLPMHLQLSFPGSEVWRGTLPGGVGAYRILVRTQDGKEEVFGPFNPPERPFAEVAWVGEGVGYQIFPERFYNGDSSNDALALETDEYRFNQVWQRSSGPKPHLSRWGDPPSPLHCCHQYFGGDLAGVLAKLPYLKALGVSVLYLNPIFDSGSAHGYDTHDYLKVSPKFGDKSLLRKLLDEAHRLDMRVIFDFVPNHTGLGFWAFQDVVKRGPRSPYWNWYFIKRWPFVPGDGSAYEGWWGLGSLPKLNTANPGVKRYLIEVAKYWVRFGFDGVRVDVPGDVLNPHAFFKEMRAELKAIKPDAYLVAEIWQRDPSWLRGDEFDSLMNYAIGRDILLRFAKGGSLALYNARRALADLARVYALYPEAVAGMGFNLITSHDTARLLTELGGGGLKDLPSPEARARQRLAAAMLYALPGLPVTFQGDECGFTGERPADPPHELNRYPFQWEKCHGETLGFYQELAGLRRELAALRSAVFRTYFGEGHLLAFFRGEPGEGEVLAAFNNGVEAATLPLPPGGWRDPLEGRTYRKEVSLPPLGFRYLVHLGR
- a CDS encoding YceI family protein; the encoded protein is MLRGIALLFLLGWAAAATYQVSGETLYEARAPLGAFRGVNPTLEGQVVFEPTKGFLQGRVCLDLSAWDSKEPLRDRHTREMFQVDRYPRACLNIQGFDPGQSLVQGTLSLHGVERKVAVPVRYTLEQGGQTLRFEAEFELLLSDYGLKAPSFMGMRVQDRVVVRVKGQGVAR
- a CDS encoding MFS transporter, with amino-acid sequence MNPAWRFVVAIGLVSLFADLTYEGGRSIAGAFLETLGSSAALVGFVAGFGEFLGYLVRLVSGGLADRFRFHWPLLYLGYGVNLLSVPALALAQGPVGAGLLLFLERLGKGLRTPARDALLARAGKEVGHGRVFGLHETVDQIGAFLGPLLVALGVALGGYRLGFAFLLLPALLALGFLLRARGLELQEERVLQVQPLPSGFSLYPLYSALFALGFVHFQLLAFHLEKLGAGPVHIPLFYALAMGADALFALLGGLAFDRLGLRSLFFAPLFALAAPLLLGNNPALWWTGSFLWGGALGLQESVLRAGVGHLGGSAFAYGVFDTAFGFAWFLGSVAMGFLYETSPVRAMAFVGGSEVFALLALLALLARIRR